ggggtgagctggaccacagacagaaggcaaaagggccaacaagtgctaagcatctctcggggaactccttcaagactgttggaagaccatttcaggtgactacctcttgaagctcatcaagagaatgccaagagtgtgcaaagcagtaatcaaagcaaaaggtggctactttgaagaacctacaatatgacatattttcagttgtttcacacttttttgttatgtatataattcataattccacatgtgttaattcatagttttgatgccttcagtgtgaatctacaattttcatagtcatgaaaattaagaaaactctttgaatgagaaggtgtgtccaaacttttggtctgtactgtactccaaccagcacatgaactgttgtgctgttTAACGTTACTTAAAAAAAGGTATAAAATTGCCCCTTCCCGCACCCAAAACTACtcgtctgttgatgagagtcttaaacaaggactgtTGGGATGTTGTCCTGTTCCTGAGAgaaaggggagttttataatgacaggaaacttatttatgacactttattcaccaggTAGAACACCACCTTCCGTGCGTCATACGTTATTACGATATTTCTGTGTCACTGCACATGTGCTGTACTTTCCAGTTATCCAGGATTAACTACCCCTTACAATCCGATTGAAATGTAGTCGTatctggccaattcaatccgaCTGACGTGTTTACATGTCACTTTTTTATTCTGACCATGCTTCTAGTCCTTTTACGATTGGATtagtagtgtccatgtaaacacaGCTATTTACATATCGACCAACACAATATACCAAGTGCAGCATAAATTAGCGTAGTCACAGATAAAGAATAAAGAAGGTACTCCCTAATTTTTTGACTGTGatccaaataatttatttatttattatttttttttaccagtgctcctaaaaagaaaaattaagattAGAGCCCTTAGAAACAAGCACAAATGTTGTCATCGCTATCTCTcgcttattatattattataataaaatagctTCGAGACATTACTCGGCACCAATGAGGTGTTTCCTGAAGTAACTAAACATAGACAAACAGATAATTCACAcatgcaatctctctctctctctctctctctctctctctctctctctctctcagaatgGCCATATTTAATTATTGGGGGGGGGGACTTGTGTATGGTGGTTACAGCCCTGTTAAAACAGCACACAAAGAGTTTATTCAAACTGTATTTCACTAATTCTTGAGAAGTGTTATTAAGAAATGTTataatttcaaaaaataaaataaaataaaataacaaaaaatataattttgttaacAACATTCTATTATTAATCCCtcgaaacatttacatttttaaacctaCAGTTAGAGTAGTTGGATATGTTTTGTCTCAAGAATCAGTGATTTCATAATCAAgtcattataaatattattattattattatctgtaggTATCAGTGGCGCAGAAGTGACTCTTGTGTTCTTCAGTTCTGGTGAAGATGTCCATCTGTCCtgtaataaagctctttctggcTGTACATCAACTACATGGCTCTATAGCAGACCGTCAGAGACAGTTGAACTGATTACTTTAGGAATAAAGAAGACTGACACAGAGAGACACGAGAGACTGAGTCTGGGCTCTGATTGCTCTCTGAACATCAAGAAACTCACAAAAGAAGATCGTGGACGTTACTCCTGCAGACAATATGTGAATGGACAACAACAAGGAGCTGATGCACAAGTTTATCTGCACGTTCTTCATGGTCAGTGTTTCTGTGAATATTATGATTATATGTTgaattaaacagtaatattgtcatgTAATCTCTGTCTGATTTTCTGTTTCAGTATCTTCATCATCCTCACAGTCTGAGATCAGATCAGGCCGCTCTCTGACTCTCTCCTGTCAGTTATATTATTATGATCGAGTCTCTTGTGATACTTCAGTTCGTTCTGAGGGTGTTGATCTGATCTGGGTGAATCAGGCCGGTGTGAATCTGCACACAGACTCCAGATTTCAGATCTCATTCTCCTCAGAACAGTGTCTCATCTCTCTGACTACAACACTCCTGAATGAAGATCACAACAGAGAGTGGAGATGTCAGCTTAAACACAGAGATCAACTGAAGACCTCAGCCACATATACTGTCAAGTATCCAAGTAAATGATTTATATGAACAATTAATCATCAGTCATTTAAATATGATGGTAGTCTATGACGTATCTGAACATTCATCTTTTCCAGCTCCGAGCGAAACAAAGCCACCGTCTCCAGTCACCAGCTCTAAATCAGCTGCAGCTCCTACACAAGCAGGTCCAGAATCAGCTGTTAAGATCAATGTTTACTGTGACCTGAAGACCTCACTCAGATACACTGACATGTGTTCAGATAACAACACTACATTTCTTTAACCCCGCAAACTGACACAAGATCACTTCAGTATATTATGATTAAATCCTGATCtgatcatgacaaactatatgagactcctaaatagatattttaccactGTTTGTTGTTAATAATTATGTAGAAACAGTAATAGATTAaattatgacaagagtgcacctcaaaactTATACATAATAACAGGAGTTCTGCcctttgtcacaaaaaaaaatgtttactttttatcTATCACGTTTTCataatcatcataaaaaaaaaaaaaatatatatatatatatatatatcctttgaaAGCTTAATAACTCATGAAGTCAAACAGAGCTAagatgtatttgatcaaatatgatGCATCAGAACTGAAATCCTCCTCCTTATACAGAGACACAGACTCCTCAAACCCCCGAgacaacagctacacagagaggTATTTCTATATGTCTTACTCATCTCAGTGGTTTAATGTGACTCTTACAGTAGAATTGCTATTCACATAACTGATTTACTGTAGACTTTAAGAGAAGATTATCACTGGTCTTCTTTAATTTGTAGaccttaaacacttttttttctctttcacaaaGCAAGTAAACGTGAAAGCTAGTTCACTAGATTGTTCTTTCTTCACAAAGGTGAATGGGACTTTGGTTCTTTTAGTTTCAGGACGTAACTATTAAAATCACAGTGAGCACTTATTAACAGTCTTTCTTTGTTATACAGCAGCTCAACAGAGatttttgtgttaaatatttataaaaaacaagagaaaacagtCAGTAACATACATTTAAGAAGAAATACAGAAACGTTaggcattaacagctacagagtttataaagcattgaacatttgttgaatataaggacattctcttctttgaccagcatcCATCCCAGTCACCATctgctcttcatcagtggcctaaaaagagaaacacatttgaaaaaaactaaacatttaattaaattatatccattttcaggtagaggtgtattcacataaggataggtaaataatctgttttataatttcaacactttgtgtggttgtttaatgtctcggtcTGCCACAGCGCTCTAGAATGCTGTGCTCCTTAACTCCaaagttagtttgagttctgAAAATAATAAAGGGACATCAATggtgtaaataaaatatgaacatgtaaTCATACTGTTGATGCATCagaatgtgaagtaaacaggaaACAACAGaaccatttattttctaaaaacaacTCACTTCAGTCTCAAAAGAATtaagttatcttgtctctggctttcaacatctacaaaaacaaacactttttcagtcttagtaaaaaaattataataataataataattgataacaTAAAGGAATACTGAAGCTTACTTGCCTTAAACCTGCCTTTTCCTCTCTTCTGAAGAAGCTAAGAGAAccgttaacattagttaacttcCGGCTCAACAagttctgaaatattacatgaaaacattacttttaacaattatcacttcaacagcctcaaaataattatgctagtctttaTTACATAACGCTGTTTCCTTTAAGAAACTAACGTACATTCAGTTTAACTGTGAAAAATAAGataacaaattaacatgagt
The genomic region above belongs to Carassius carassius chromosome 3, fCarCar2.1, whole genome shotgun sequence and contains:
- the LOC132127618 gene encoding obscurin-like isoform X2, translating into MADKCHMCLLGRIVLCALLTGISGAEVTLVFFSSGEDVHLSCNKALSGCTSTTWLYSRPSETVELITLGIKKTDTERHERLSLGSDCSLNIKKLTKEDRGRYSCRQYVNGQQQGADAQVYLHVLHVSSSSSQSEIRSGRSLTLSCQLYYYDRVSCDTSVRSEGVDLIWVNQAGVNLHTDSRFQISFSSEQCLISLTTTLLNEDHNREWRCQLKHRDQLKTSATYTVKYPTPSETKPPSPVTSSKSAAAPTQAASADSTLIPVSSSNSEKKSSQTTAASPEQETQTPQTPETTATQRVIMIVAAAVLAVLVTAVILWLVHKKRADNRKGTNDSVEQKDDATYNEIDTNWKIRAKKNKEQKDDATYTEIDTNWKIGDKNNKVHDDYEVIYSFITQATVEPQDDCICELEPSEIS